GAGACACACATAAAAAGATTTGACCACATAATAAAACCGTTAGCCTTTCTGACGCTTTGCCTGCACTGGTTCAATCCGCTTGTCTGGGCGGGAGTTTTTCTCATGAGCGAGGATATGGAACTAAGCTGCGATGAAAGCGTAATAAGGAGTATGGGAAGCGGAATAAAGAAGGACTATTCGTCATCACTTCTTTCTATTTCTGCGCAAAGAAGAACAATGGGAGCATGTCCGCTTGCTTTTGGCGAGAGTAACCCCAAGGGCAGGATTAAAAACATACTTAACTATAGGAAACCATCGTTTTGGGTAATCATTCTTGCGGTAGTTATCGTTTCGGCTATTAGTATTGGCCTAATAACAAATCCTGACGTTTCAGATAAGATAGTTGAGGATAAAACAGTTGAGGATTATGCACAGGAGTTTTTAAACCATGAAGTAGAGATGTATGAAAACAATTTCGATGTATCAGAAAGCAAGATTGTCAAGCTTGAAAAATTGCATTCATTCAACCAATTGACCGGCTTTAGCATCGAACTGTGGAAAATAGAATACAGGATAAAGCCTGAGAACATAGACGAGGTCGTCATGGCCGGAGGCATGAACCAGATTGACGGATGGATTACCGAGGACGCTAGCATGGGCAAGCCGATCCTGGTATTTTCGTTTGAGAGCGACAGTCCCAAACTATTGGGAAGCATAAAATCGGGAGAAATGGGAAGCACAATATCCGGATACGAAATAGCCCTAAGAGAATTTATGGAAAGAAACAATCTGATTTCGAATGAAAGCTATCCCGGAAACCATGCCGTTGCAAAATTCCTTCTTTCCACAGGCGAGACAAGCCAGCTATTGTTGTCGCAGCCATCAAGGCAGGGAGGTGCGGGCATCTGGTGCGTTGAGAGATGGATGGATGGAAACGGCAGCGTCTACTATGACGACCCGCAAGTTGATTTGGCTTTGACTGACTACTATGACAACCTGCAAAAGCAATGCGACGAGGGTCACCGGGTGGGACTCCTGGACCCCGAACAGGTGGCGTATGAATATATTATTGTCACATTGGGGCAAACTACGGCGTTGGAAGAAATAGAAATAATGAATCCGACCTCCGTCCAGGATTTTTATGAAACACCTATAAGCACATACATAGGCTTTGTGTCTGACTTTAACTTAGAGAAAGGCTTCTTCCATCTCGACCGAATCGAGTGGATAACCTACGATGATGAAGAGCGTATAAACGAACTTGGCCTGTCAAAGGACGACGATATGCCGGGCGGATTCTATATCTACAATCCGGCAAGCTATCCACAATTTTTCGAAGTAAATGAAAACACCGAGTATATTTTTCATAACCATGGAAACGAGTGGAACTATTCGACTTCCGATGCAAGTGAATTTTTCGAGTATTTAAATACATATAAAGGTGGTTGGACTCCTCCGTTCTGGATTGTGACAAAAGACGGCTGCGTAAGAAGCATAACCGAGCAATATGTTCCATGATTTAACACGGGGCGGCAAAGCCGTCCTTTTTTATTGTTTTATATTGACGCAACTGTCAATAATGTTATAATATATTTGTAGCTTGTTAAACCATAAGGAGAAAAAATGCCGAAAATCGTAGATTATGAGGAAAAGAAAAAAGAAATAGCAGTAAAAGCCATAGAAATTTTTATAGAAAAAGGCTACTATAGCGCCAACATATCCGACATAGCAAAAAGAAGCGGTATGGGCAGAACAAATTTCTATCAATACTTCAGCAACAAGGATGAAATATATGATTTCGCAATCGATATGGCATTTGCATGCCTGAGCAAGGATTTTGACATTGTAATGGCAACCGAGGACGATGCGTTGTCCGCAATAGCAAAGATAGTCCGCCAAACAATAGACGATTATAGAAAGAACGACTTGATAATAGTGATAGTTGAGCTATGGCTTGTAACGAACAGGGAAAAGAATAGGATCAGTGAAAGGCTGCAATCTCGAACAAGACGGATAAATGATCTGTTCTTCGAAATACTTGAAAAGGGATATGAAAAGGGACAGCTTGGAGAATTCGATCTGAAGGCGATGGCCGATTTGATTTATGTTTTCACGGAAGCATTGCTTCTTCAAATGGCATTTTACGGAGAAAAGGGTATCGAAGCAAAATTGGATGTGCTTGATATTTTGCTAAATGGTCTAAGGAGTTAATTTTTTTAATTTTAAATAGACATGAGTGTCAATGAAAAGGGGTGTAAGAATGAACAATTTAAAAAGAAGAACGGAAGGATTACTTGTAGACGAGGGGATAAAGTATCTGGACATGGATCCTGTAAAAAATCTGGGGAAGATGATTAATTTGGGAAGCAAAATTGCCGCAGAAGGCGACAATAAGAAAGTGATGCAGGCAATATCAAAAGCATGGAACACCAAGGACGGAAGTAAAAGGTACTATATGGAAAAAATCCTGTCCGAGCTGCATCCGAATGTAAGGAAAAAGATGATAAAAAATTTTGTGCTGAATGCCTATCTTTATGGAAGACCGGAAGCAAAACGTGCAGAAGATGAAAACGACTGCAATATACCTTGGGCTATTCTTATGGATCCAACTACAAGATGCAACCTTAAGTGCATAGGCTGCTGGGCGGCTGAATACAATAAGAAAGATGAACTCGACTTTGACACACTTGACCGAATAATTAGGGAAGGCAAGGGAATAGGTACATACATGTATATATATTCGGGCGGAGAGCCTACAATGAGGAAGGATGACATTCTTCGCCTTGCCGAGATTCATGACGATTGCATGTTCCTTGCCTTCACAAACGGAACGCTTATTGATGATTCTTTTGCAAAAAAAGTACAGATGCTTGGGAATATTGCTTTTGCAATCAGCGTGGAGGGATTTGAAAAAGAAACCGACATGAGGAGAGGAAAAGGGACATTCAAAAAAGTTGTAAAGGCTATGGAAACGCTCAAGAGGCATGGAATACTATTCGGATTTTCTACCTGTTACCATAGCAAGAATACCGATGTTGTAGGATCTGACGAATATATAGACTTTGTGGAGGAGCATGGATGCCTGTTCGGATGGTATTTTACATACATGCCACTTGGCAAGGATGCCGACACAAGTCTCCTAGCTACAAGTTCTCAGAGGGCACACATGTACAAAAGAGTAAGGGAGATAAGAGCGGGGAAGCCAATATTTGTTCTCGACTTCTGGAACGACGGCGAATACGTGAGCGGATGCATAGCCGGCGGCAGGAAATATCTTCACATAAACGCAAACGGCGATGTTGAGCCCTGCGCATTCATTCATTACTCTAATGTGAACATTAAGGAAGTGTCTTTGCTTGATGCGCTTAAATCGCCGATATTTATGCAATATCGCAGGCAGTACCCATTCAATAACAACCATCTAAGACCGTGTCCCATGTTTGACAATCCGGAGAAGCTCGTAGACATGGTGAATAAATCGGATGCTTGCTCTACTCAACCCGTGGATCATGAGACAGCTGAAGAGCTTTGCGCAAAATGCGATAAACCTGCCTCCGAATGGGGCCCGGTTGCAGAAAGGCTTTGGAGTGAGAAAACCGGAGGCAAAAGCAAAAAACAGGCATAAATATAGAAGTTTTCAGCAATGACGTAATTCTCAAAGGCAATTGCGGGAGCTCTTGTTTTTTCCATTGCTTGGATGTTTTTGATGTTTTTAAAGAGATTTTTCATGATTTGAAGGCAGGTTTTCCCCAAAAAGCGGAAATGAATGATTGTTAAAAAGGTAACGTTGACTCAAAGTATATTGTATACTATACTAAGGTTAGCATGCATATTTCAAACATTTAAAAACACATGGGGGTGTATTTCAATGAGTAAAAAAGTTTTCAAAACAATGGATGGAAACACGGCAGCTGCGCACGTAGCATATGCGTTCACTGATGTCGCGGCGATTTTCCCGATCACACCATCTTCACCAATGGCAGAGTACATAGATGAGTGGTCCGCCAATGGACGAAAGAATATTTTCGGACAAGAAGTAAAGGTTTCAGAGCTTCAATCAGAAGGCGGAGCATCAGGTGCCGTTCACGGTTCATTGACTGCTGGCGCACTTACAAGCACATTCACAGCATCACAAGGTCTTTTGCTTATGATTCCGAACATGTATAAAATTTCCGGCGAACTTCTTCCGGGCGTTTTCCATGTTAGCGCAAGAGCCATTGCAGGCCATGCCCTTTCAATCTTCGGAGACCATTCAGACGTTATGGCCGCAAGACAGACAGGATTCGCAATGCTTGCATCGGGCAGCGTACAGGAAATTATTGACCTTGCCGGCGTTGCACATCTTAGCGCAATCAAAGCCAGCCTGCCTTTCGTACATTTCTTCGACGGATTCAGATCTTCTCATGAAATTCAGAAGGTTGAACTAATCGACTATGAAGTATACAAAAACATGGTTGACATGGACGCAGTAAAAAAATTCAGAAAGAATGCTCTTAATCCTGAGCATCCTATAACAAAGGGTACTGCACAAAACCCTGACATCTACTTCCAAGCTAAAGAATCTGCAAACCGTTTCTACGATGCAGTTCCCGCTATTGTTGCAGATTACATGAAGCAAATCAGCGAAGTTACAGGAAGAGAATACAAGCCTTTCAACTACTACGGAGCAGCTGACGCAGAGCGTGTAATCATCGCTATGGGTTCGGTAACCGAAGCGGCTGAAGAAACTGTCGATTACTTGATGGCAAAGGGCGAAAAAGTTGGTCTAATCAAAGTACATCTCTACAGACCTTTCGCAGAGAAGTATTTCATGGAAGTAATGCCTGCAACTGTAAAGCAGATTACAGTTCTTGACAGAACAAAAGAGCCCGGCGCCATGGGAGAACCTCTATACCTGGACGTCAGAAACATGTACTACGAAAAAGAAAATGCTCCTCAAATTCTTGGCGGAAGATATGGACTGGGTTCAAAAGACACACTTCCTTCTCAAATTAAGGCTGTTTTCGACAACATGCTTGGAGAAAAGAAAAACCAATTCACAATCGGTATCAATGATGATGTAACCTTCACATCCTTGAAAATCGAAGATGAAATCGATACAGAGTCTAAAGATACTATCCGTTGCAAGTTCTGGGGCCTCGGCTCGGACGGTACGGTTGGAGCAAACAAAAACGCCATCAAGATTATCGGCGACCACACCGACATGTACGCGCAAGGATACTTCTCATACGACTCCAAGAAGTCTGGCGGAATCACGGTTTCCCACCTTCGTTTCGGCAAGAAGCCAATCCGTTCGACATACCTTATCAATGTAGCTGACTATGTGGCTTGCCACAACCAATCATACGTTGACAAGTACGACTTGGTAAAGGGTCTTAAGAAGGGCGGAATATTCGTATTAAATACGATTTGGACACCCGAAGAGCTTGAAGTACATCTTCCTGCTGGAATCAAGAAATACATTGCGGCAAATGACATTAACTTCTACACAATCAATGCTACTAAAATAGGTCAAGAAATCGGACTTGGAAACAGGATCAACATGATAATGCAATCCGCATTCTTCACGCTAGCTAAAGTTATTTCAGTTGAAGATGCCACCAAATACCTCAAGGAAGCAATCAAGAAGTCTTATGGTAAAAAAGGTGAAAAGATTGTTTCAATGAACTACGAAGCGGTTGACGCCGGAGCCACTAAGTTTGTCAAGGTTGACGTACCTGCAGCCTGGAAAGACTTGAAGATTGAAGCAGCTTTAGCTGTAGCAACCGACGCACCCGAATTTATCACAAAGGTTATGGAACCCATCGCAGCTCAAAAGGGAGACGACCTTCCTGTAAGCGCATTCCTAGGAAGAGAAGATGGATCATTCCCTGCCGGAACAGCAGCCTATGAAAAACGCGGAATCGCAGTAAACGTTCCGGAGTGGCTCACAGACAAGTGTATCCAATGTAACCAATGTTCATTTGTTTGTCCTCATGCAGTTATCAGACCTTTCCTTCTCACAGAAGAAGAAGTATCTGCAGCTCCTGAAGGCTTTGCAACCAAGAAAGCAATGGGCAAAGGACTTGAAGAACTTCAATATAAAATTCAGGTTTCAACCTTGGACTGCACAGGTTGCGGCAACTGCGCCGATATTTGTCCAGTAGGAGCTCTTCAAATGAAACCTATAGGAACACAAACAGACGTACAAGTTCCCAACTGGGATTATGCAGTTAGTCTTCCTGTCAAGGATGATAAGATGCCAATTACTACTGTTAAAGGCAGCCAGTTTGCACAACCGCTCTTCGAATTCTCGGGCGCATGCGCAGGTTGCGGAGAAACTCCTTACGCTAAGGTTGTAACTCAATTGTTTGGTGACAGAATGCTCATAGCAAACGCAACCGGATGTTCATCAATTTGGGGCGGCTCAGCACCTGCAACTCCTTACACTACAAATGCAGAAGGCAAAGGCCCGGCTTGGGCTAACTCGCTCTTTGAGGACAACGCCGAGTATGGTTACGGAATGGCACTTGCTACAAACCAAATGAGAGACAGATTGTCCGGTCTTATGACTGAGGCAATGGAAAAAGGCGTTACAGAAGAAGCAAAAGCTGCATTTACAGCATGGCTCGAAGCTAAGGAAGACGGAGACAAGACAAAAGCTGTTTCGGCAGATGTTGTTAAGCTCTTCGGAAAAGACCTTGGAAACGCTCAAGTAAACGAAATGCTTGCTGAAATAGAAGAAAAGAAAGATTTCTTGATTAAGAAATCCGTTTGGATCTTCGGTGGTGACGGATGGGCTTATGACATCGGCTACGGCGGACTCGACCACGTCCTCGCTTCAGGTGAAGACGTAAATGTATTCGTATTCGATACAGAAGTATACTCAAACACAGGCGGACAGTCTTCAAAAGCTACTCCTACCGCTGCAGTCGCTAAGTTTGCGGCTTCCGGCAAGAGAGTCAAGAAGAAAGACCTCGGCTTGATGGCAACAAACTACGGTTACGTATATGTTGCACAAGTTTCAATGGGCGCCAACAAGAACCAATTTTTGAAGGCTCTTGTCGAAGCTGAAAGCTACAAGGGACCATCACTCATCATAGCTTATTCTCCTTGTATAAACCACGGTATCAAAGCCGGCATGGGCAAGTCCCAAGAGCAGGAGAAAAAAGCAGTAGAGGCTGGTTACTGGCATATGTGGAGATTCAATCCGCTTCTTGAACAAGAAGGCAAGAATCCGTTTGTTCTTGATTCCAAAGAGCCGACTGCATCCTTCCAAGACTTCATCAAGAGTGAGGTTAGATACACATCTCTCGAATTCGCATTCCCAGAATTGGCAAAAGAATTGTTTGCCAAAGCTGAGAAGGATGCCAAGAGCAGATATAGAAGCTACACACGAATGGCAGAAATGGAATATTAGTATTTAGATATCAAAAGCGGGTCTCTATTATAATAGAGACCCGCTTTTTCTTTTGCGTAATTTTGATATAATGGAACAAATGAGGGGGAGATAAAATGGAATTCAATATTCCCGAGTATGGAACTTACCATATTAAACACTTGAAAAAACTCATTCAAAAGAAGGATGGAAGCGCCATATGACTAAAATATTGCTGCAGGGATACCTGCTTGGACTGGCTTATTTGCTTCCAATAGGAATGCAGAACATGTATGTGATAAATACGGCAAGCAAAAGCACGGGACGGCGTGTTTTTCAAATTGCACTCATAGCTTCAATACTCGATGTGCTTCTTGCGATGGCATGCTTTTATGGCATAGGTCTGATTTTGGAGAGATTCGAATTTTTTAAAACAGCCATGCTCGGGATAGGAAGCGTGGTGGTTTTGCTGATAGGATTGAAACTTGTTGTTTCCAAGGTCACACTCGTAGGAGAAAGCGGAGAAGAATATGGCATAGGGAAATTGGCCGCCATGCTTTTTGCTGTGACATGGCTTAATCCACAGGCGGTAATTGACGGAACCTTTCTGCTGGGGGGATTTAAAGCACTCCTTTCACCTGCCGAGTCGCCTTTTTTCATAGCGGGAGTTGCAATTGCATCCGTATCATGGTTCTTTGGGCTTGCATACGGGGTATATCACCTCAAAAGATTTATGACGGCAAAAGTGCTTAGGCTGGTAAACATAGCATGCGGATCCATGCTGGTTTTCTTCGGGGCTCGCCTCGGCATGGAATTCTTTAACGCTATAAAGTAAAACAGACCTTTAAAGGTCTGTTTTTAGATATCTACTTGTTTTTGTCGAATTTGAGCTTTGCCAATGCGGCGAAAGGAGAGTCCTCCACTTT
Above is a window of Peptostreptococcaceae bacterium DNA encoding:
- a CDS encoding LysE family transporter: MTKILLQGYLLGLAYLLPIGMQNMYVINTASKSTGRRVFQIALIASILDVLLAMACFYGIGLILERFEFFKTAMLGIGSVVVLLIGLKLVVSKVTLVGESGEEYGIGKLAAMLFAVTWLNPQAVIDGTFLLGGFKALLSPAESPFFIAGVAIASVSWFFGLAYGVYHLKRFMTAKVLRLVNIACGSMLVFFGARLGMEFFNAIK
- a CDS encoding TetR/AcrR family transcriptional regulator; translation: MPKIVDYEEKKKEIAVKAIEIFIEKGYYSANISDIAKRSGMGRTNFYQYFSNKDEIYDFAIDMAFACLSKDFDIVMATEDDALSAIAKIVRQTIDDYRKNDLIIVIVELWLVTNREKNRISERLQSRTRRINDLFFEILEKGYEKGQLGEFDLKAMADLIYVFTEALLLQMAFYGEKGIEAKLDVLDILLNGLRS
- a CDS encoding radical SAM protein, translating into MNNLKRRTEGLLVDEGIKYLDMDPVKNLGKMINLGSKIAAEGDNKKVMQAISKAWNTKDGSKRYYMEKILSELHPNVRKKMIKNFVLNAYLYGRPEAKRAEDENDCNIPWAILMDPTTRCNLKCIGCWAAEYNKKDELDFDTLDRIIREGKGIGTYMYIYSGGEPTMRKDDILRLAEIHDDCMFLAFTNGTLIDDSFAKKVQMLGNIAFAISVEGFEKETDMRRGKGTFKKVVKAMETLKRHGILFGFSTCYHSKNTDVVGSDEYIDFVEEHGCLFGWYFTYMPLGKDADTSLLATSSQRAHMYKRVREIRAGKPIFVLDFWNDGEYVSGCIAGGRKYLHINANGDVEPCAFIHYSNVNIKEVSLLDALKSPIFMQYRRQYPFNNNHLRPCPMFDNPEKLVDMVNKSDACSTQPVDHETAEELCAKCDKPASEWGPVAERLWSEKTGGKSKKQA
- the nifJ gene encoding pyruvate:ferredoxin (flavodoxin) oxidoreductase yields the protein MSKKVFKTMDGNTAAAHVAYAFTDVAAIFPITPSSPMAEYIDEWSANGRKNIFGQEVKVSELQSEGGASGAVHGSLTAGALTSTFTASQGLLLMIPNMYKISGELLPGVFHVSARAIAGHALSIFGDHSDVMAARQTGFAMLASGSVQEIIDLAGVAHLSAIKASLPFVHFFDGFRSSHEIQKVELIDYEVYKNMVDMDAVKKFRKNALNPEHPITKGTAQNPDIYFQAKESANRFYDAVPAIVADYMKQISEVTGREYKPFNYYGAADAERVIIAMGSVTEAAEETVDYLMAKGEKVGLIKVHLYRPFAEKYFMEVMPATVKQITVLDRTKEPGAMGEPLYLDVRNMYYEKENAPQILGGRYGLGSKDTLPSQIKAVFDNMLGEKKNQFTIGINDDVTFTSLKIEDEIDTESKDTIRCKFWGLGSDGTVGANKNAIKIIGDHTDMYAQGYFSYDSKKSGGITVSHLRFGKKPIRSTYLINVADYVACHNQSYVDKYDLVKGLKKGGIFVLNTIWTPEELEVHLPAGIKKYIAANDINFYTINATKIGQEIGLGNRINMIMQSAFFTLAKVISVEDATKYLKEAIKKSYGKKGEKIVSMNYEAVDAGATKFVKVDVPAAWKDLKIEAALAVATDAPEFITKVMEPIAAQKGDDLPVSAFLGREDGSFPAGTAAYEKRGIAVNVPEWLTDKCIQCNQCSFVCPHAVIRPFLLTEEEVSAAPEGFATKKAMGKGLEELQYKIQVSTLDCTGCGNCADICPVGALQMKPIGTQTDVQVPNWDYAVSLPVKDDKMPITTVKGSQFAQPLFEFSGACAGCGETPYAKVVTQLFGDRMLIANATGCSSIWGGSAPATPYTTNAEGKGPAWANSLFEDNAEYGYGMALATNQMRDRLSGLMTEAMEKGVTEEAKAAFTAWLEAKEDGDKTKAVSADVVKLFGKDLGNAQVNEMLAEIEEKKDFLIKKSVWIFGGDGWAYDIGYGGLDHVLASGEDVNVFVFDTEVYSNTGGQSSKATPTAAVAKFAASGKRVKKKDLGLMATNYGYVYVAQVSMGANKNQFLKALVEAESYKGPSLIIAYSPCINHGIKAGMGKSQEQEKKAVEAGYWHMWRFNPLLEQEGKNPFVLDSKEPTASFQDFIKSEVRYTSLEFAFPELAKELFAKAEKDAKSRYRSYTRMAEMEY